The Skermanella rosea sequence TCCAGGCCAAGGTCGACAAGCTGCTGCGTCAGACCTATGCCAAGCTGGCGCCGGCGCAGAAAGTCCAGGTGGCCCGCCATCCCAACCGGCCGCACTGCATGGATTACATCGACAGTCTGGTCCAGGATTTCACGCCGCTCGCCGGCGACCGGGGGTTCGCGGAGGACCGCGCCGTCATCGGCGGCATCGGGAGGTTCCGGGGCCGTTCCGTCATGGTGATCGGCCAGGAGAAGGGGCACGACACCGAAAGCCGCGTCCGGCACAATTTCGGCATGGCCAAGCCGGAAGGCTACCGCAAGGCGATCCGCCTGATGGAGCTTGCCGACCGCTTCAAGCTGCCGGTCATCACCCTGGTCGATACCGCGGGGGCCTACCCCGGCGTCGGCGCCGAGGAGCGGGGCCAGGCCGAGGCCATCGCCAAGTCGATCGACACCTGCCTGAGGCTGAAGGTGCCGATGGTCGCCACGGTGATCGGCGAGGGCGGCTCCGGCGGGGCCATCGCGCTGGCCGCCGCCGACCGGGTCATGATGCTTGAGCACGCCATCTATTCGGTCATCTCGCCGGAAGGCTGCGCCTCGATCCTGTGGCGGACCAACACGGCGGCGGCGGAGGCCGCGGCGGCGCTCAGGCTGACCGCCCAGGACCTCAAGGACCTCGGCGTGATCGACCGCGTGATCGCGGAGCCGATCGGCGGCGCCCACCGCGACCGGGACGAGATCATGACCGCGGTCGGCAACGCCATCGAGGATTGCCTGGATGAACTCCGCGGCCTGGAAGGCGGCGCCCTGCGCCTCAAGCGGCGCGACAAGTTCCTGGAGATGGGCCAGAAAGGCCTGTCCTGACGCGATGCCCGGGCCGGTGCTAGACCGTCGCCACCTGATCTCGGCGGCCGGGGTCGTCTTCGGGACGGCCCTGGCCTGGGGCGGCCTCGCGCTCTTCTGGCCCGGACCCGCGGCCGGCTCCGGCCCTGCGGCCGACGGGTCGGCCTCCGCCGCCGGCTTGCTGGTCTGGCCAGCGCTCCTGCTGCTCCTGATGGTCCTCACGGTCGCCCTGGCCCGGTTCGCCACCGCCGCGTTCGATCCCCTGACGGATCCCGAAAGCCGGTTCCAGCGGCGCGCCCAGCGGGCCCTGTCCAACTCGGTCGAGCAGACCGCGGTCTTCGTGCCGGCGATGCTCTCCGCCGCGGCGCTGGCCGCTCCCGGGGATATCCGCCTCGCCGGCGTCATGACCGGGCTGTTCTGCGTGTCCCGCCTGTTGTTCTGGATCGGGTACCTGATCCATCCCTACCTGCGGGCACCGGGAATGATCATGACGCTCAACGTCAATGCCGCTATCGTCGGCTATGCAGTCTACCGGGCGCTGGGGTAAGCGGAACTCCGCGAGGCGGACCATAAGCAACGAACCGGAGGAAACGTCCCATGGATGCCGAAACCCTCAAGGCCGTCCAGGCTCCCTTGAAGCAGCGATACCGCGACGTGCCGGACAGCGCGGTCATCACCCTGAAGGCCGAAGGCACCGTCGGGGCCGAGGGCGTGACCTGCAAGGTCGATACCGGCCGGGCGCTGGTCGAGGCCGGTCTTCATCCCGCCGCCGGCGGCGACGGAACTGCGGCCTGTTCGGGCGACATGCTGCTGGAGGCGCTGGTCGCCTGCGCCGGCGTGACCCTGCGGGCGGTCGCCACGGCGCTGGACATCGATCTGCGCGGCGGTACCGTGCGGGCCGAAGGCGACCTGGACATGCGGGGCACCCTGGGTGTCTCGAAGGAGGCGCCGGTGGGCTTCCGCTCCATCCGCATGACCTTCGACCTGGATACCGACGCCGACGACGAGAAGCTCGCCAGCCTGCTCAAGCTGACGGAGCGGTATTGCGTGATCTATCAGACACTGCGCAACCCGCCTGCCGCCGAAGCCAGGATCGTCCGGAACAGCGACCATCCGGCCCGGTAGTCACCGGTTCGATCAGGAGAGGCTCTTCCGGCAGGGCTCCGATCCTCTCACCGTCATGACCGGGCTTGACCCGGTCATCCACGCCCGAACTTCATCGACCTGGTTCGCGCGTGGATGCGCGGGTCAAGCCCGCGCACGACGAAAGAGGGGCGCCGCGTAGGGCGGGTAGAGCAGGGCGGCACCCGGCCTACATGTTGATCTTCTTGTTGTCGCCGGGATGAGGCGGCTCGCCGGTCAGCTTGGCCTTCACGTAGCCGTAGGCATGGACCATCGCGCTGGACGGGCTGTCCCAGTATTCGGCCTTCGTCACGTGGACGCGGAGCAGGGCGATGTTCGGATCGTCCTTGCCCTTCGGGAACCAGGCGGCGAGGGGCTCGCTCCAGAGTTCCTCGATCTTCCCCTTGTCCCGGACGAGCTGGGCCGTGCCGGAGATCGAGACATAGTTCTGGTCGTCGGGATCGGCGTAGCTCAAGTTGACTTCATGGTGCTGGTTGACTTCATCCACCTTGTGGGAATTGGCACCGGTGAAGAACCAGAGATCGCCATCGAATTCGGATTGCTGGGCGACCATAGGACGGCTGCGGAGGGTACCGTCATCATCGATGGTGGTCATCATCGTGAAGCGGATGTCCTTGATCATCCCCCAGAGCTTCTTGATGTCGTCTGAATTCTGGGCGCTGGTAGCCATCGTGGCTCTCTCCGTTCCAATTGAGTATTGCACTTCAACAGGAGGAGAGCCGCGGTGTTCCCGACATCCGCCGTGCGGCGGCGGATCAGAGCATCAGCGTGGGGAACGCCAGCAGCACGCCCAGCGCCGCGATCCCCAGCAGGGCGGTGGCGCAGTGGCCGTAGTCGCCCGCCAGGGGCGCCAGGGAGAACTCGACGCCGGCCCGCTTCAGCGCCTGCCGGGCGTACTTCTCGGGCTCCGGGCAGCGTACGCCGTCGATCCGGAACTTCGTCAGCATGTCGGAGAGGTCCTGGACGGCGGTCTCGCCGGGCAGGGCCATCAGCCGGCGGGCGGTCGAGACGGGTTCGCGGCCGCAGGCCTCCAGGGCGGAGCGCAGCGTGATCGGCCGGTTCGTGACGCGGGAATTGCCGATCCGGTGGGCGAGGAGCTTGCCGATGACGTCTTCGGACTGACGGGAAACTCCGGAAACACACGGGAAGAACGCGCGCATGAACCTGACCTCCGCTTGAGTGCATATGACCTATGGCGGAGATTGTGCGGCGCACAGACCGGTGCGACGTTGATCCATGTCAAGTTTTTGGAAAATCGTCGCAGGGGGCTTCAGTTACATTTTAGACTGTATGTCCAGACCCCCGGGGCTCCCCGTTCGAGGTGCCCCGGGCATATCCGGCTGTTCAGGCGACCCGCCCGTGGCAGTGCTTGTACTTCTTGCCGGACCCGCAGGGGCACAGGGCGTTGCGCGGCGTACGCGGGTCGATCTCGGCTTCGGAGCCGACCGACGCGGGGGCCACGCGCCGTACCATCCCGTCCGGCAGGGCCGCGTCGGCCGGAACGGCGTCGGCGGCGGCAAGCGCCGGGTCCTGGCGTGACTCGACGCCCTCGAACGGCGGCGGCTCCATGTCCTCGGGGTGGTTCACCCGCATCTCGACATAGGACAGCACGGTGGTGACCGTCTCGCGCAGGTGCGACAGCATCCCCTCGAACAGTTCGAAGGCTTCGCGCTTGTATTCGTTCAGCGGGTCGCGCTGGGCGTAGGCGCGCAGGTTGATGCCCTGGCGCAGATGGTCCAGGTGCAGCAGATGCTCCTTCCAGGCTTGGTCGAGCAGCTGGAGCAGCAGGCTCTTCTCGGCCGCCCGCATCAGTTCGGGACCGTAATTGGCCGCCTTCTGCGCCATCTTCTCGTCGGAGGCGCGGCGCACCCGGTCCTCGATCTCCGCCTCGGCGATGCCCTCTTCCTTGGCCCAGTCATGTACCGGCAGGTCCAGGTTCAGGACCCGGCGGATCTCCTCGTGCAGGCCGTCGATGTTCCACTGCTCGGCATAGGCATTCGCCGGGATGGCCTTCTTGACCATCTCCTCGATCACCTCGTGGCGCATGTCCTCGATGGTGCCGCCGATCTCCGGCGCGTCCATGATCTCGCGGCGCTGCTCGTAGACGACCTTCCGCTGGTCGTTCATCACGTTGTCGTACTTGAGCAGGTTCTTGCGGATCTCGAAGTTGTGCGCCTCGACCTTCTGCTGCGCCTTCTCCAGGGCCTTGTTGATCCAGCTGTGGACGATCGCCTCGCCCTCCTTCAGGCCCAGGCGCTGGAGCATGCCGTCCATGCGCTCGGACCCGAAGATCCGCATCAGGTCGTCGTCCAGGCTGAGGAAGAACTTGGAGGCGCCGGGGTCGCCCTGGCGGCCCGACCGGCCGCGCAGCTGGTTGTCGATGCGCCGGCTCTCGTGCCGCTCGGTGCCGATCACGAACAGGCCGCCGGCCTCCTTCACGATCTCCTTGTCGCGCGCGATCTCGGCCTGGATCTCGGCCGTGCGGCGCTCCCGCTCGGCCGGATCCTGGATGTCGGCCAGCTCGACCGCCAGGCGCATTTCCAAGTTGCCGCCCAACTGGATGTCGGTGCCGCGGCCCGCCATGTTGGTGGCGATCGTCACGGCGCCGGGCCGGCCGGCCTGGGCGATGATCTGCGCTTCCTGCTCGTGGTAGCGGGCGTTCAGCACCGCGTGCGGGATGTTCTTCTTCTTGAGCAGGTCGGACAGCACTTCCGACTTCTCGATCGACACGGTGCCGACCAGGATCGGCTGTTTGCGCGCCCGGCACTCCTCGACCAGGATCGCGATGGCGTCGAACTTCTCGCGGCCGGTGCGGTAGACCTCGTCGTCGAAATCCTTGCGCTGGACCGCGACGTTGGTCGGCATCTCGACCACTTCCAGGCCATAGATCTCGGCGAACTCGTTCGCCTCGGTCATGGCGGTGCCGGTCATGCCGGACAGGCGCGGATAGAGGCGGAAATAGTTCTGGAAGGTGATCGAGGCCAGCGTCTGGTTCTCGCGCTGGATCGTCACGCCCTCCTTGGCCTCCAGCGCCTGGTGAAGGCCCTCGGAATAGCGCCGGCCCTCCATCATGCGGCCGGTGAACTCGTCGATGATGATGACCTTGTCATCCTTGACGATGTAGTCCTTGTCCCGCTGGAACAGGGTGTGCGCCCGCAGGGCCTGGTTGGCGTGGTGGACCAGGCTGACGTTCTGGATGTCGTAGAGGTTGCCCTCCGTCAGCAGGCCCATGTCGCGCAGGATCTGCTCGACCTTCTCGGTGCCGGCCTCGGTCAGGCTGACGGCGCGGACCTTCTCGTCCTTCTCGTAATCCTCGGCGGACAGGTGCGGGATCACCCGGTTGACCGCGATATAGAGTTCGGAGCTGTCGGTCGAGGGGCCGGAGATGATCAGCGGCGTGCGCGCCTCGTCGATCAGGATGCTGTCGACCTCGTCGACGATCGCGAAGTTGAACGGCCGCTGGACCATGTCCTCCAGCCGGAACTTCATGTTGTCGCGCAGGTAGTCGAAGCCGAACTCGTTGTTGGTGCCGTAGGTGATGTCGGCGGCATAGGCCATCTTGCGCTCGAAATCGTCCAGCCCGTGGACGATGCAGCCGACCGAAAGCCCCAGGAAGCCGTAGACCTTGCCCATCCAGCCGCTGTCGCGCTTGGCCAGGTAGTCGTTGACGGTGACGACGTGGACGCCCTTGCCGGCGATCGCGTTGAGATAGACCGGGAGCGTGGCGACCAGCGTCTTGCCTTCGCCGGTCCGCATCTCCGCGATCTTGCCCTGGTGCAGGACGATGCCGCCCATCAGCTGGACGTCGAAGTGGCGCTGCCCCAGGACGCGCTTGGCCGCCTCGCGCACGGTGGCGAAGGCGTCGGGCAGGATGTCGTCCAGCGTCTCGCCCTTTTCGAGGCGCTCGCGCAGCCAGTCGGTGCGCATCCGGAGTTCGTCGTCCGACAGGCCGGCTACCTTCGGCTCCAGGGCGTTGATGACCTCGACCTGCCGCAGCAGCGCCTTCACGGTGCGATCATTCGCGGTGCCGAAAAGTTTACGGGCAATAGCACCGAACATTGAGACCTCGGGTTAGAGCAAAGAACGGTATGAGCAAGAAACGGCTGGCGCACGATCCAGGGCGCCCGCTCGGCATCGGCCCGGGCATGGCACGGCCTTGACATAAGAGTGCGCGCAATGCCTGTCAACAAGCCTGCGGCTGCACCACCCTTGCGCCTGTAGCCATGCACCCGGCGGCACCCGCGGCCTTCGGCAGGTGCGGCAAGCGTCTTAAGCAATCGTTAAGCCGTATGGGACAAAGATAAGCCCGCGGAGAGGCTTTTCCAACCGCGCAGTAGGCGCAGGCAGCCGCTCCCCCCGTCGTTATTGGCCCTTAGAAGGAGGCAGCCGATGGTCGGCATGATGGAAGTTCTGGCCCAGACTCTGCCCGCGGGCCTCAAGCGCACCGTTCCCGGACCGGCCCAGCCCCAGGTCGCCGCGAAGTCCGAAGCGCCGCCGCGCCGGGACGCCGCCCCGGACGCGGCTCCCCGGACCCCGTCCAATTCGAATTCCGGCGCCCCGGACGATTCCCCGAATGCCGGGAGCGTCAAGGTCGAGTTTTCCGCGACGGCGATGCGGCTCAGTCAGGTCGTCAGCGAGAATTCCCGCCTCGCGCGGACTCCGCTGTCGGTCGGACGGGCGCGCGAGCCCGAACGGCCGCTCGACGCCGTGCTGGAAAAGGTGCGCGAGGACCTGATCAAGGTCCTCCGCATGTTCGGCCGCTCGGAGGAGGAAAGCCTCAAGGCCGCCGAGGCGGTCGCCGGCAAGGCCCGGGAGGCGACCGCCCGCGGCCCGCTGGCCGCGCGCTCGCCGGAGCCGGGCCAGGCGTCGGCCAACATCTCGCTGGTCTTCCAGTCGGTCAGCCTGAAGATCACCAGCGAGACCGGCAACATTGAGGCTTCCATAGAGATGGTGCGCCTGGACGCCAGCATGACGACGGGGGCCGCCCTGGCGGTCGGGCTTCCGGGTGGAGGGGGCGGCGCTGGAGGCGGCGGGGCTGGCGGGGGCGGCGCCGGCGGTGGTGGCCAGCAGGTCGATCCGCTGGTGCTGGACATGGATGGCAACGGCATCGACCTGACCACGGCGCAGTCCGGCGTCCTGTTCGACATCGATGGCGACGGCTCCCGCGACCGGACCGCGTGGGTGGCGGGGAAGGATGCGTTCCTGGCGCTCGACCGCGACGGCAACGGAAGGATCGACGACGGGCGCGAGCTTTTCGGCGAGCAGAACGGCGCCGCCGGCGGGTTCGCCGAACTGGCCCGGTTCGACCAGGACGGCAACAGCGTCATCGATCGCCGCGATGCCGTGTTCAATTCGCTGATCCTGCTGCGCGGCGACGGTGCCATGACCCGCCTGCGGGACGAGGGCATCACCGAGATCCGCCTCGACCTCGCGATTCCGGTCGACCAGCGCCTGGCCGGCGGCAATGCGGTCGCCCGGAGCGAGTTCGGCCGGGCCGACGGTAGTCGGGGAATGCTCGCCGACGTCCTGCTCGACGTGACGGTCTGACCCTTTCGTCAAGGGGTGGGCATCCGGCGGCGGGGATCAGGGACCGCCGCCGGATGCGAATGTGTCATGCGGCTGTCATCCTGCTGTAATCCGTTGCGCCTAAGTTCCGCGAAATTTTCCTGATTGCGGAGACCCGACGGAATGCGCGTACGCCTGCTCCCGATACCGGCCCTCATGATCGGCGCGCTGGCCGCCGCCCCGCTTCCGGCCGCCGCCCAGGCGCCCTCCGTGGGCGTCCAGGTGCATACGAGCAGCGATCCGATCCTGACCCTGCGCAAGGTCGCTTTCGAGGGCGGCAAGACCCTCGACCTCTCCGTCGGGATCGGCAGCGGCGCGTTCCGCGGCAAGGACGATCCGGCCGACATCTTCCACACGGTCAGCGACCGCGGCCCCAACTTCACCTGCGGCGACGCCGAGGACATCGTCGGCGTCAAGGGCGAGAAGATCTGCGGCGACGTGAAGCGGGGCCGCATCTACCCGGTGCCGGACTACAGCCCCTCGATCTACCGCATCCAGGTGCTGGAGGGCGGCACCTTCCGCGTGCTCGACAGCATCTCGCTGAAGGATGCCCGGGGCAACCCGGTGGACGGCATGCTGAACCCGCTGACCGTGGCCTCGACCGAGCAGCCGCTGGACGCCGCCGGGAACAAGCTCAAGCAGAACCCCAATGCCGTGGACGCCGAGGGGATCGTCCGCCTGTCCGACGGCAGCTTCTGGATCGGCGACGAGAACGGGCCTTCCATCCTGCACGCGGGTCCCGACGGCCGCATCCAGGTCCGCCATGTCCCGGCCGGGACGGAAAAGGACTATGCCGGCGCCGGCTACGAGGTGAAGGGCACGCTGCCGGCCATCCTGGCCAAGCGGGCGCTGAACCGCGGCATCGAATCCATGGCGGTTTCCGAGGACGGGAAGTTCCTCTATTTCGTCCTTCAGAACCCGCTGGCCAACCCGGACAACGACGCCTACGCGGACGCCGCCAATACCCGGCTGTTCAAGCTGGACCGCGCGACCATGCAGGTCGCGGGCGAATATGTCTACGTGATGGAGCCGACCTCGGCCTACCGGGGCGAGGAGAAGAAGAAGCAGAGCACCGTGCGCATCAGCGAGCTGATGCATCTCGCCGGCGACGACCTGCTGATCCTGGAGCGGACGGAGCGGACCACCAAGATCTTCCGCATCGCCCTGGCCGGCGCCACGGACATCCGGGGCGGCAAGTGGGACGACGCGGCCACGGCCCCCTCGCTGGAACAGGCCGACCTCGCCAAGGAAGGCGTCGTGCCGGCTGCCAAGTCCCTTGTGCTCGACACCGCGGACCATCCCGGGATTCCGCCCAAGATCGAGGGCATGGCCCTTTTCGGCGACGGCGCGCTGATGCTGATCAACGACGACGATTTCGGCATCGACGGCAAGCGCACCGCGGTCATGAAGGTCACCGGGCTCGGTCTCGACACTCCGGCCAAGGCCAAATAAGGCCGCTGATCGGACGATCCATGGCGGGGGTGTGGCGGGGTTCGGGCATTTGCCGGACCCCGGCAGTCCCGCCTTGCAAGCCGCCCCAAGCCGTGCTTAATCGCTGCGAAAGGGAAAAAGTGCGTGCGACCGCGGATTGCTGGCGCATGTCGCCGCACCCGTCATTCCGATGAATAAGGAACCTCTCATGTTCGCACGAGTCCTCCGCGTAGCCGCCGTCTCGCTGGCGCTCGGCGGTGCCGGCTTCGCCGCCCTGGCCCAGACCGGCACGACTCCCCCGGCCGGCACCGGCGCCGGCGAGGATCCGGTCGTGGCCAAGGTCAACGGGGCCGAGATCAAGCGCTCCGAGGTCATGCGCACGATCGCGTCGCTGCCGCCGCAGGTTCAGCAGATGCCGGTGCAGATGATCTTCCCCGCCGTGATCGACCAGATCATCAACGGCAAGCTGGTGG is a genomic window containing:
- a CDS encoding esterase-like activity of phytase family protein — protein: MRVRLLPIPALMIGALAAAPLPAAAQAPSVGVQVHTSSDPILTLRKVAFEGGKTLDLSVGIGSGAFRGKDDPADIFHTVSDRGPNFTCGDAEDIVGVKGEKICGDVKRGRIYPVPDYSPSIYRIQVLEGGTFRVLDSISLKDARGNPVDGMLNPLTVASTEQPLDAAGNKLKQNPNAVDAEGIVRLSDGSFWIGDENGPSILHAGPDGRIQVRHVPAGTEKDYAGAGYEVKGTLPAILAKRALNRGIESMAVSEDGKFLYFVLQNPLANPDNDAYADAANTRLFKLDRATMQVAGEYVYVMEPTSAYRGEEKKKQSTVRISELMHLAGDDLLILERTERTTKIFRIALAGATDIRGGKWDDAATAPSLEQADLAKEGVVPAAKSLVLDTADHPGIPPKIEGMALFGDGALMLINDDDFGIDGKRTAVMKVTGLGLDTPAKAK
- a CDS encoding MAPEG family protein, which gives rise to MLDRRHLISAAGVVFGTALAWGGLALFWPGPAAGSGPAADGSASAAGLLVWPALLLLLMVLTVALARFATAAFDPLTDPESRFQRRAQRALSNSVEQTAVFVPAMLSAAALAAPGDIRLAGVMTGLFCVSRLLFWIGYLIHPYLRAPGMIMTLNVNAAIVGYAVYRALG
- a CDS encoding acetyl-CoA carboxylase carboxyltransferase subunit alpha, which translates into the protein MQTFLEFEKPIAELEGKIEELRHLTDTGDINIAEEVSKLQAKVDKLLRQTYAKLAPAQKVQVARHPNRPHCMDYIDSLVQDFTPLAGDRGFAEDRAVIGGIGRFRGRSVMVIGQEKGHDTESRVRHNFGMAKPEGYRKAIRLMELADRFKLPVITLVDTAGAYPGVGAEERGQAEAIAKSIDTCLRLKVPMVATVIGEGGSGGAIALAAADRVMMLEHAIYSVISPEGCASILWRTNTAAAEAAAALRLTAQDLKDLGVIDRVIAEPIGGAHRDRDEIMTAVGNAIEDCLDELRGLEGGALRLKRRDKFLEMGQKGLS
- a CDS encoding OsmC family protein, translated to MDAETLKAVQAPLKQRYRDVPDSAVITLKAEGTVGAEGVTCKVDTGRALVEAGLHPAAGGDGTAACSGDMLLEALVACAGVTLRAVATALDIDLRGGTVRAEGDLDMRGTLGVSKEAPVGFRSIRMTFDLDTDADDEKLASLLKLTERYCVIYQTLRNPPAAEARIVRNSDHPAR
- the secA gene encoding preprotein translocase subunit SecA, with the protein product MFGAIARKLFGTANDRTVKALLRQVEVINALEPKVAGLSDDELRMRTDWLRERLEKGETLDDILPDAFATVREAAKRVLGQRHFDVQLMGGIVLHQGKIAEMRTGEGKTLVATLPVYLNAIAGKGVHVVTVNDYLAKRDSGWMGKVYGFLGLSVGCIVHGLDDFERKMAYAADITYGTNNEFGFDYLRDNMKFRLEDMVQRPFNFAIVDEVDSILIDEARTPLIISGPSTDSSELYIAVNRVIPHLSAEDYEKDEKVRAVSLTEAGTEKVEQILRDMGLLTEGNLYDIQNVSLVHHANQALRAHTLFQRDKDYIVKDDKVIIIDEFTGRMMEGRRYSEGLHQALEAKEGVTIQRENQTLASITFQNYFRLYPRLSGMTGTAMTEANEFAEIYGLEVVEMPTNVAVQRKDFDDEVYRTGREKFDAIAILVEECRARKQPILVGTVSIEKSEVLSDLLKKKNIPHAVLNARYHEQEAQIIAQAGRPGAVTIATNMAGRGTDIQLGGNLEMRLAVELADIQDPAERERRTAEIQAEIARDKEIVKEAGGLFVIGTERHESRRIDNQLRGRSGRQGDPGASKFFLSLDDDLMRIFGSERMDGMLQRLGLKEGEAIVHSWINKALEKAQQKVEAHNFEIRKNLLKYDNVMNDQRKVVYEQRREIMDAPEIGGTIEDMRHEVIEEMVKKAIPANAYAEQWNIDGLHEEIRRVLNLDLPVHDWAKEEGIAEAEIEDRVRRASDEKMAQKAANYGPELMRAAEKSLLLQLLDQAWKEHLLHLDHLRQGINLRAYAQRDPLNEYKREAFELFEGMLSHLRETVTTVLSYVEMRVNHPEDMEPPPFEGVESRQDPALAAADAVPADAALPDGMVRRVAPASVGSEAEIDPRTPRNALCPCGSGKKYKHCHGRVA
- a CDS encoding pyridoxamine 5'-phosphate oxidase family protein produces the protein MATSAQNSDDIKKLWGMIKDIRFTMMTTIDDDGTLRSRPMVAQQSEFDGDLWFFTGANSHKVDEVNQHHEVNLSYADPDDQNYVSISGTAQLVRDKGKIEELWSEPLAAWFPKGKDDPNIALLRVHVTKAEYWDSPSSAMVHAYGYVKAKLTGEPPHPGDNKKINM